The following coding sequences lie in one Leptospira selangorensis genomic window:
- a CDS encoding helix-turn-helix domain-containing protein gives MKLKTKDFDSLLNKELKNKDFKKEYDALSNEFTLAKEIIKLRKKRNLTQKDLAERIGTSQPAIARIESGNYRNLSLSFINRLAKALDAEPVIHLKSKGA, from the coding sequence ATGAAACTTAAGACTAAAGACTTTGATTCGCTTTTAAATAAAGAACTGAAGAATAAAGATTTTAAGAAAGAATATGATGCTCTCTCTAATGAATTTACTCTTGCCAAAGAAATTATTAAACTTCGCAAGAAAAGAAATTTAACCCAAAAGGATTTGGCAGAAAGAATTGGGACATCCCAACCGGCAATTGCAAGAATCGAGTCTGGGAATTATAGAAATTTATCGCTTTCTTTCATTAACCGCCTTGCTAAAGCATTGGATGCGGAACCTGTTATTCATTTAAAAAGTAAAGGTGCTTAG
- a CDS encoding DUF2191 domain-containing protein, with the protein MKVTAILPDDLIAEVQKYSGGKNITDSLQKALSEWLKQAKIRNLNAKLHKSPLSFQEDFSGENIRGLNRNR; encoded by the coding sequence ATGAAAGTGACCGCGATATTACCAGATGATTTAATTGCTGAGGTTCAGAAGTATTCTGGTGGTAAGAATATAACTGATTCACTCCAGAAGGCCCTTTCAGAATGGCTAAAACAAGCCAAAATAAGGAATCTGAACGCAAAGCTACATAAATCCCCACTTTCGTTTCAGGAAGACTTTTCCGGTGAAAATATAAGGGGCTTGAACCGAAATAGATGA
- a CDS encoding type II toxin-antitoxin system RelE/ParE family toxin codes for MKFKVQFLGPAEDFLLKLENKLKAKAFRTIELLAEFGPELREPFSKKIQGYAGLFELRVKQGSNICRLFYFFEKGRVVIITSGFVKKDQKTDKDELTKAFKLMKTYKGDGHET; via the coding sequence GTGAAGTTCAAAGTCCAGTTTTTGGGACCTGCCGAAGATTTCTTGCTAAAACTGGAGAATAAATTAAAGGCAAAAGCATTTAGAACTATCGAGTTGTTAGCAGAATTCGGCCCTGAACTTCGAGAACCTTTTTCGAAAAAGATTCAAGGTTATGCGGGATTGTTTGAACTAAGAGTTAAACAAGGTTCTAATATTTGCAGATTATTTTACTTTTTTGAAAAGGGTCGGGTTGTCATAATAACTTCTGGTTTTGTAAAGAAAGATCAAAAGACTGATAAAGATGAATTAACTAAAGCTTTCAAATTAATGAAAACTTATAAAGGAGATGGGCATGAAACTTAA
- a CDS encoding PIN domain-containing protein: MILVDTSVWIEFFRGNEPYFSELKELIESSEVIVHEVVFGELLQGCKNKTEVSFILEYWENLNTLTSDGSFLLAGKLSFESKHIDKGIGLIDSVLINEVRSKKLRLWTLDKKILKVLDKKEIYSS; encoded by the coding sequence ATGATCTTAGTAGATACTTCGGTTTGGATAGAATTCTTTAGAGGGAACGAACCTTATTTCAGTGAACTGAAAGAACTAATAGAATCTTCCGAAGTAATAGTTCATGAAGTTGTCTTTGGTGAATTGCTCCAAGGATGTAAAAATAAGACTGAAGTATCTTTTATTTTAGAGTATTGGGAAAATCTAAACACCTTAACTTCAGATGGTAGCTTTTTGTTAGCAGGCAAGCTATCGTTTGAAAGCAAGCATATCGATAAAGGTATTGGACTAATTGATTCAGTGCTTATTAATGAAGTTAGAAGTAAAAAACTTCGACTTTGGACATTAGATAAAAAGATACTTAAAGTATTAGATAAGAAAGAAATCTATTCGAGTTAG